Part of the Acidobacteriota bacterium genome is shown below.
AAGGGTCGCAGTATGGTGTCCAACACCTGTCATCCAGTGTCGACGGCTTGACTCTATCTAAGACAAGTACGAATTCCCAACCGGCCCGACTGGCCTCGCAGCCAGCATAATAGTATTTGGTATAGGTGCAACCACTCAGAAACAGAAAACAGGTAGTCACGGTTGCCAGTTTCAACAGCTGCCAAGCTATCAAGCCAGTGTGATCTCCTTTTAAGACACTACCCATAATTCCTTCCTGAACAGACGTTGTTTTCGCATTTCATGACCGGCGTTGACTTTACATATGTCGTAAGCGGCAGAACCACAGGGGTTCTGCCCTACGGGGCTGCAAAGGTGTACGTGTAATTGTGTATGCCCCGCTGTGGAACCCCGGTGTAGTTAAGCCCGAATATAGATAGCCCGGTCGGAATTGGCAAGCAGAATCATGCCCGGCGGCGGGCGGGGACAGAGCGGCGGGCGGTTACGGTACGCCGGGCCGGTGCAGTGCGGCGCGTGGTTACAATGCGGCGCGGGGTTTTGGTGCGAGAGGCCGTGGAACGCCTGGCTTTGGGACGCGTCGGTTTCCCAGTCGGGGGACGCCAGTCCTGCTTGAGAATGGCGTACAGGTGGCTGTCCTGCCACCGGCGGCGGTGGAAGTACGACCTGCGGAGGTATCCCTCGCGTTTGAAGCCGACCCTCCTTAGCACCCGCACCGAGGCATCGTTGCTGACAAAGACGTGCCCGTAGACGCGCTCGAATTTCAATTCCCGGAACGCAAACGCGAGGATGAGGTGCACGGCCTCGGTCATGACGCCGCGTCCCCGGTATCGCTTGTTGAGCCAGTAGCCGAGTTCAGCGTTTTTGTGCAGGAAGTTGATCCTGTGCAGGCCGATGCCGCCGACGACGCGGCCGGTGCGGCGGTCCTCGATGGAGAAAGGGAACGCGGTTTTCTTGCGCCACTGTTCCTGCGACCACGCGATGAACCGTCGGGCATCCTTGCGCCCGTATGGATAGGGTATAAAGGTCTGGCGGCTGATGTCGCGGTCCCCGATATGGCGCACGAGATCATCAGCGTCCGCCGGTGTGATCCGGCGCAGGTTGACCTGGGTGCCTTCGAATCGGGATTTCATAGCGCCCATTATACGTGCAGGCGCCGGCCAACACAAGGGTTTGAGAGATCGTTTGACTGCCGGGTCCTGCGTGCCTATATTCGGGCTGACATTACCAGAGGTGAGGACATGAAACCGAAATCCGTCAAAGCTGCGCGCGGCCTGAAACTGTCATGCCAGGGATGGCACCAGGAAGCCGCCCTGAGAATGCTCAATAACAACCTTGACGCCGAAGTCGCGGAGAAGCCCCAGGAACTGATCGTCTACGGCGGTTCCGGCAAGGCGGCCCGCTCCTGGGAGGCCTACGACGGTATCGTCAAAGCGCTCAAGGTCCTCAAGAACGACGAAACGCTGCTTATCCAGTCGGGCAAGCCGGTGGGCGTTTTTCAAACCCACGAGTACTCGCCGAGGGTGCTGATCGCCAATTCGCACCTGGTGCCGCGCTGGGCGACTTGGGAGAAGTTCCGCGAACTGGAAAAGCTGGGGCTGATCATGTTCGGGCAGATGACGGCGGGAAGCTGGATATATATCGGGACGCAGGGGATAATCCAGGGGACCTACGAGACATTCGCGGCGGCCGGTGACAAGCATTACAACGGCGACCTGGGCGGCAAGTGGATTCTGACCGGCGGCATGGGCGGCATGGGCGGCGCGCAGCCGCTGGCCGGCAAGATGGCCGATGCCTCGGTGCTCTGCGTGGAGGTGGACGAAGCGCGGATCAACCGACGCGTCCAACTCGGTTTCTGCGACGTCAAGGTCAAAACGCTCGACAAGGCCATGAAGCTCATGAAGGAGCACACCAAGGCCTGCAATCCCATCTCGATCGGTCTCGTCGGCAACTGCGCCGAGGTGTTTCCGGAAATCTACCGGCGCGGCCTGGTGCCTGATATCGTCACGGACCAGACCTCGGCCCATGATGAGCTGAACGGATACATTCCGGAGGGGCTGACGGTGACCGAAGCGGCGCGGCTTCGCCGTCGCGATCCCAAGGATTATATCGGGCGGTCGTACGAGTCGATGGTCACGCACTGCGAAGCCATGGTGAGGTTTCAAAAAGCCGGATCGGTGGTGTTTGACTACGGCAACAACCTTCGCGGGCAGGCGGAGACCGGCGGCCTGAAAAGCGCTTTTGAGTATCCCGGCTTCGTGACCGCATACGTGCGTCCGCTGTTCTTCCAGGGCCGGGGGCCGTTCAGGTGGGTGGCGCTGTCCGGCAATCCGCAGGACATCGCGGTCACCGATGAGATCGTCCTGCAGCAGTTCAGCCACAACAAATCACTGGTGCGCTGGATTACCAAGGCGCGTGAGAAAATTCCGTGGCAGGGGCTTCCGGCCCGCGTCTGCTGGCTCGGTTACGGCGAACGGGCGGAGTTCGGCGACATAATCAACACGTACGTCAAGAACGGCAAGATATCGGCGCCGATTGTCATCGGCCGCGACCACCTCGACTGCGGCTCCGTGGCCTCACCATACCGCGAGACAGAGGGGATGATCGACGGTTCGGACGCCATCGCTGACTGGCCCCTGCTCAACGGCCTGCTCAACTGCGCCTCCGGGGCCAGCTGGGTCTCGGTGCACCACGGCGGCGGGGTGGGTATCGGCAACTCCATCCATGCCGGGATGGTGATTGTCGCCGACGGTAGCAAAGAGATGGCCGTCCGTCTGAACCGCGTGTTGACCAATGATCCCGGCACGGGCGTGGCACGGCACGTCGACGCCGGCTACAAGGACGCTGTCGCTTTTGCCCGGAAGCACAAGGTCAATATCCCGGGCATGAAAAACAGGTAGCCGGAAAGCGCGCACATTTTCGCCATGGCTCCAAAGAAGAAAGCGACGCTTCTCATAAAGAACATTGGCCAGCTCATTACCATGAGCGGTCCGGTGCCCCGTCTCGGCGGGCAGATGAGCGATATCGGCCTGATCGAGAACGGCGGGGTCGCGGTGGCGGCCGATGAGATTCTGCTTGTGGGGAAATCCGATGAAGTTGAGGGTCGCGCTACGCTGGCCGAGAGCTGCACGGTGATAGACGCCGGTGGTGCGGTCGTGACTCCGGGACTGATCGATCCTCATACCCATCCCGTGTTCGCCCGGACCCGCGAGAAAGAGTTCGAGATGCGGATTGCCGGCAAATCCTACATGGAAATCGCGCAGGCGGGGGGCGGCATCCGATCATCCGTCCGCGACCTGCGCACGGCTCCCGCCGAGCTTTTGCTCCAGAGCAGCAAACGGCGGCTCGACCGGCTCCTGGCGCACGGCGTCACCACGATCGAGGCCAAGTCCGGTTACGGGCTGTCGACCGAATCGGAGATCAAGTCGCTGGAGGTGATACGGGATCTCGATCAGATGCACGCGGTTGACCTGGTGCCGACCTTTCTCGGCGCTCACGAGATTCCCGACGAATACCGCGACCGGCGCGAGGAGTACATTGGCGTGATCATCAACGAGATGATTCCGGCCGTGGTTGAAAGCAACCTGGCCGAGTACTCCGACGTTTTCTGCGAGAAAGGTGTTTTCGATATCGAGGAATCGCGGCGGATTCAGCAGGCGGCCGTCGATGCGGGATTGAAACTGCGGTTTCATGCCGATGAACTGGAGTCGACCGGCGGGGCCGAACTGGCCGCCTCGATGGGTGCGGTCACGGCTGACCACCTTGTCTATATATCCGACGCCGGTATCAAAGCGTTGGCGGCTTCCGGCACCGTGGCGGTGCTGCTGCCGGGGACGACTTTTTCGCTGGGCGGTGATCGCTACGCGCCCGCCCGGAAGATGATCGAAGAAGGCGTAGCGGTGGCTCTTTCCACTGACTGTAATCCCGGGTCCAGCTATACCGAATCGCTCCCGATGATAATCTCGCTGGCGGCGGTGCAAATGAAACTTACGGCCGCCGAATCTCTGAGCGCCGTGACCGTAAACGCCGCCAAGGCCGTAAACCGGGAGAGCAGGATCGGGCGCCTCGAGCCGGGCATGCAGGGCGATATCGTGATCTGGGAGATGGGCGACTACCGGGAGTTGCCGTATCATTACGGCGTCAACCTGGCCGGCAAAGTCGTCAAGCGCGGCAAGGTGGTCGTTGACAGGTAGACCGGATGGAACGTACGCTGTTGCGGGCTGTTAAAGTGATGATGACGGCGAGACGGACGGGACGGTTCTTGTGCGCGCCGGCGCTGGCGGCGGTTCTGCTGTGTTCGGCGTGCGCTATCTACACGCTTAACCCGAGAGGGGAATCGGAGATAAGCACGATAGCGGTGGAGCCGCTCGAGAATGAAACGGCCGAGTTCGGGCTGGCTGACCGCCTGACGGAAATTATCATCGACGCCCTGATTGCTGACGGCAACCTGAAGGTGGTGTCGCCGGCCGAGGCGGATGCGATTCTGGTCGGAAGTCTGACCTACTATGACCGGGTGGCCGAGGCTTTTGACCAAAACGACCAGGTTCAATCGTATAAAGTGAGAATGGATTTCAATCTTACATTGCGCAATTCCAGGAGTGGAGAGGATTTTTGGACTCTCAAGACACGCCAGGAAGGCATTTACACGGCAGACGAAGGCACCGAAGAGGACGGCCAGCGGGATGCAGGCACCAGGCTGGTCGAGGTTATCATAGACAAGACCACTAAATCGTGGTAGGTCACGGCGGCAGCCGTGACGATAGACAGCATAGAGACGGACTATTATATAAGGCTGGTTCAGTGAAAGACATTGTCAAATACGTGAGTTGTAGCCTCGTCCTGGCGGGCGCGGTCATGCCGACCGGCCTGCTGACGGCCGGAGGAATCAACGGCGGCGCCGGGACCTCGGCCTTTTCTTTTCTGAAGATCAATGTCGGGGCAAGGCCGGTGGCCCTGGGCGGAGCCTTTACCGGCGTGGCCGATGATGAGAACTCTCTGTATTACAACCCGGCCGGGATCGCGTCTCTGGAGCGCCACGGAATTATTGCGGGTTATCACAACTACTTCGTTGACCTTCAATCCGGGCTGGTCGGATACGTCCACCAGTCCCGTGAGAAACATTTCCTGGCCGGCTATATCAGCTACCTTAACTACGGTGAATTCACCCAGACCGACAACCTCGGCACCATCACCGGCGAGTTCGGAGGCGGAGACGTGCTGTTCGGGGTCACCTTTGCCACGCGCTACCGGGAGAACATTTACGCCGGAGCGACGGGTAAGCTGATTTACGAGAAGATTCAGGGTTTTTCGGCCTCCGGAATGGCGCTGGATGTAGGGCTCAAGTATCGAAGCAACCGGGGCCGGTACACGGCCGGCCTGATGCTGCAGAACCTGGGCATACAGCTTTCAAACTTCACGGACGCCGACCATGAGCCCCTTCCGCTGATGCTGAGGGTTGGCGGCGGGATTCGTCCGCGCGGTCTGCCCATGCTGTTCTCGGCCGATGTCATGGTGCCGCGTGACAATGATGTCGATGTCGCCGTGGGTGGGGAATACTATGAGTTGAAGCCGCTGTATCTTCGTATCGGCTGGAACAGCTTTGGCTCGAACTACCGGGCCACAAGCTCGGACGACAGCATGGCCGGGGTGTCGCTCGGCTTCGGTCTGGACTGGAAGGAACTTCATATCGCCTATGCTTTTTCGCCCGGGGCCGAACTGGGTGAAAGTCATCGCATAACCATAACCGGGGGAGTATGAGTATGGCCCGTCGATACTTTAAAGGAGCCGCACTGCTTCTTGCGCTGCTGATCTTCGTGCTGGCCAGTGCCTGTTCCACGTCCGATACGGACGACCCCAGGCAGGTAGTGATAGCGTTGTTCGGCGCCATGGAGAAAAACGATCAGGCCGCGCTGGCGCATTTGCTGGATCTCGCAGAACTCATGAAGAGCACCGGTGGCGACTATGCCCTGCAGGGAGGCGAACCGCGCGTCTTTACCAATCCCCAGCAGATCCTTGACGACCTGACGAACGATGGCGAGACGAAACGCCGCTGGTTCTCGCTCCAGCGAATCGTCAACACGGCTGAGGTCATAGGTGAGTCCGCCACTGTCGAGGTGACTTTTGTGGACAAGGATTCATCCCGCGGGTACCGTACCAAGTTCGGGCTTACGAGAACAAACGGTAAGTGGCGGATTTACAGTTTCAACACAATGCGGTAGGCGACCTGCCGGCCCGGAGGCTCGGTGTTCCACACGCCGGCCGTCGGCGAAATTACGAGGCTGGGCGAGCCGACGGCGGTTTTGGGACGCCCCGTTGCCCGTAAAAAAGAAGTTTACCACCGGCATCGGAAGGGGTAGAGGGGGAACCCCCAGGTCGACGCAAATGATAAACTTCTTTCTGCTTCCATTTTAATTTACCTAATCCGAGTCGATTTGTCAATTATCTTCGGCGGCTTATTCCGGGAGGCTGCCGGCGACCTGGCCTCGGTCGATCCGGCCAACCCAGCAGGTTGTCCTGAATCGCCCGCTCGGCGCCCTTAAGTTGTTGTCTTTCATGGCGAAGCGCGCGCGCCGCCGGCCGGGACTCTCGATAACGCAGTCCTCCCGGGACCTCACGCGAAAATTCACTTGCCGGGGGTGCGGGCACGCCGTATATATGAGTAGCGACGATGCCTGATTCACCAGGTGTCTGTTAAGGGATTTTGGGACCGTGTCCGGATTCTAACCCTCGCGCAACGGCGAGGGTTACTTTTTGGCTCTTGCACGGGACCGGCAAGTTACTCGTCTGGTAGTGGAAGCGGCGGCGATTTTTCTGTTGTGCCGGGGCTTCAGGAGCGATATATTGCGAGCCGATTTGTTTGTGAGAGTCACTAGGGAGATTGGCGAGATGAAGAAGGGTGCAGGCTTTTTTTTCATACTGGTGCTTCTGGCGGCTGTTCTCGTGTGGTTGCCAGCGTGTCGAAACGACATCAACGTGCCGTATCCAGACACGTTGGCCAATGACTACGAGGGCATCTATGCGTACATGGAGATCGACGGCATTGACACCGTGGTAGATACCGCCAACTACGTGATTTTCAGGTTTACGAAGGTGGCCTACTTCCTGACCGTCAATCCCAAGCTTGAAAGCGAGGAGTCCAGCTACTTCTGTGACTGTGAGGGACTATACGAGCTGGAAAACGGAGTTCAGTTTCTTGAGGAAGACGGCAACCGAACCAACAAGGTTTGTACGCCGGATAACAATCCCCAGGGCTCCTTCGGCCTTAATCAGAATACGGGGACCGATACCATGCTCATCAAGCAGGACAACACGGAAGGCGGGATTCGCAAGATCAAGGTATTGAAGCTGGTAGTCAAGTAGGTCCCGGATATCCCAGGAAAACGTCACCGGCCGCAAGGCCGGTTTTTTTTTGGGGTGACATCGGGCGGATGAAGCCTCGCGAGTCTGCGCGGCCCGCCTGAATCGAGATTTTGCCTGACGTCGGCTGTCAGTCACCGGGTTAATACTGTGTTTGGGAGCAGCGGCAGCATTGTTGCTCCGGGGGCTGCAGGCGAACCACCTGCTTGCGGTGCAAGAGGGGTCCGTGCGCAGGGCCCCTTTTCGCCTCGGCGAGAAGGCCGGGCAGGGTTGAACGGGAGGATCCGGCGCATGCTTTCAAAAATCGTATCGTCCGCCACCCTTGGGGTTGAGGCCTATGTGGTTGAAGTGGAGGCTGATATTCAGCAGCAACTGCCGGCATTTATCACAGTCGGCCTGCCCGACGGCGCGGTCAGAGAATCCAAGGAACGCGTGACATCGGCGATCAGGAACTCTGATTTCGTGTTCCCGACCAAGAAAGTGACCATCAATCTCGCACCGGCTGACATCCGCAAGGAGGGATCGGCCTTTGACCTGCCGATCGCTATCGGCATTCTGGCGGCCACCGGACAGATCATGCGCGATGGGTTTGGCGATCATGTCATGCTCGGTGAACTTTCGCTCGACGGGGCGGTGCGGCCGGTGCCCGGAGTGCTTCCGATGGTCATGCACTTCAAAGGCAACGACGGGATAAAGGGCATCCTGGTGCCGAAGGAGAACGCCCGCGAGGCGGCCATGGCCGGGACAGTCCCGGTCTATCCGGTGAGATCGCTAAAAGAGGCCGTGCACTTCCTCGAGGATGAGTCTACCATCCACCGTTACAATATCAGCATCGAGACTGTTTTTAGCGAGGCTCGCAAGTACAGTGTTGACTTTTCCGACGTGAAGGGTCAGGAGTCGGCGAAGCGGGCGTTGGAGATCGCGGCGGCCGGCGGGCATAACATCATCATGATCGGTCCGCCGGGGTCCGGCAAGACGATGCTCGCCCGTCGTATGTCGACTATCCTGCCCGACATAAGCCTTGACGAGGCGCTGGAGACAACCAAGATCCACTCGGTCGCGGGTCGGCTGCCGTCGGGGTCGGCCCTGGTGGCCACCCGTCCGTATCGTTCACCCCACCACACTATCTCTTACGCCGGGTTGATCGGCGGCGGGACGATTCCCAAACCGGGTGAAGTGTCGTTAGCCCATCACGGCGTCCTGTTTCTGGACGAGTTGCCCGAGTTCAAGAAAGACATCCTGGAGATGCTCCGGCAGCCGATGGAAGACAACCAGGTGACAATCTCTCGGGCCTCGACAACGCTGACCTACCCGGCCGGATTTATGCTCGTGGCTGCTATGAATCCGTGTCCCTGCGGCTACCACGGTGACCTCAATCACGAGTGCAAGTGCACCTCCGGTGAGATCCAGCGGTACATGTCAAGAATCTCCGGGCCGCTCTTGGATCGAATCGACATCCACATAACGGTGCCGTCGGTGAAGTTCAAGGAGCTGTCGTCGGATATGCGCGGCGAGGATTCGGCGGCCATTCGCGTGCGCGTGAACCTTGCCCGGGAGCGACAGCTGGCCAGGTTCAAGGGTGAAAAGAAAATCTACTGCAACGCCCATATGGAATCGCGCGACACCCGCAGGTACTGCCATATCGATGACAAGACGCAGTCGCTTCTGGGGGTGGCGATCAAGACGCAGGGTCTGTCGGCCCGTGCTTACGATCGGATTCTCAAGGTGGCTCGCACTATTGCCGACCTGACGGCCAGCGACAATATCGAAATGTCGCACGTCGCCGAAGCAATCCATTACCGCAGCCTTGACCGGCAACTCTGGATGTAGGCGGTTTGCGCCCGGGGCCGCCGGTCGCGGTTGGCGAGGGTCCGCTTTTCAAGGCATGGTCAAGAGCATCTCGGCCATTAAACCGATTGACAATAGTCCAGTTTCATATAGTTTGCATAGGCCTATGCCTGAAAATAACCAGCCAACGCGGATAGAGAAGCTGCTTCTCGAAGCAGCGCATGTCTTTAATTCCACCCTCGAATACGACGAGTTGATTCGGCTTGTTCTCGGCCTGGTCATGAAGGCGGTCAATGCCGAGGCTGCGCTGGTCTTCCGGATCGACCACAACCGGACCGAGATGAGAATTCGTCTCATGAAGGCCGGTGATTCGGAGATGACGGTCTTTAGTCGCGAGCTTGGAGAGAGTGTTGTCGGATGGGTGGCAAAGTACAGGGAGCCCGCTATCGTTGCCGATCCGGCCGGCGATCCACGGGTGGAACCTGAACTAGTCCGCCAGGCGGGAATCGAGATTCGCTCGCTGGTATCGGTGCCCCTGATCGGGAAGGGCCAGATGATAGGCGTTGTCGAAGCGATCAACAAGTCGGACGGCGACTTCACGGAGACGGACCTTGACATTCTGACCGGGTTGAACAACCAGATCGCGGTGGCTATCGATAACGCACACCTTTACCGCGAGGTAAAGAGAGAGGCCTTTGAACGGCACGCGCTTTACGAGATCGGCAAGAAACTGTCCAGTTCGCTGGAGCTTGACGAACTCTTGCGAGAGATACTCGACTCGCTTCGCCAGGTGGTCAGTTTTGACTCCGGTGGTGTGTTCCTCATCGATCCCGAAACGGGCGACATGAAATCCATTTACGCGGTGGGGTATGATCCGACCCGGCAGGACAGCCTGCAACTGAAAATCGGGCAGGGGCTGATCGGTAACGTTGCCACCACCGGTCAACCCGTTATCGTGCCAGACGTTTCCTCCAATGACCAGTATGTCGAGGCCGAGGCCGCCACCCGGAGTGAAATTGTCGTGCCCATCAAGGTGGATGACCGGATGATAGGTGTGCTCAACCTCGAGTCCCGTCAGCTCAACGCCTACGATCATCGATCACTGGTGCTCATGGAAGCGTTTGCCTCGCAGGCGGCGATATCGCTGGAGCGGGCCCGCCTGCACGAGTCGATTCTCCAGGCCAGGAAGCTCGAAGAGCAACTCAATATTGCCCGTGAGATACAGCGCAGTTTCCTGCCGAAGTCCGATCCGGTGTTTCCCGGGTACGACATCTGCGGGACCAACATCTCTTCCGGCCAGGTTGGCGGCGACTATTATGATTTCGTTCGCATTGTCGACGGCCATCTGGGCCTGGTTATCGGTGACGTCTCCGGCAAGGGGATGGCGGCCGCGCTTATCATGGCAGCCTACCGTGCCTCGCTTATCGCGGAGATTCGCAACAACTACTCCATCCGGACTATTTGTACGAAGGTTAACTCGCTCATGTGCGAGTCACTGGAACCCGGCAATTTCGTCACCTCTGTCTACGGTGTCCTTGACTTCAGGAACCACATACTTACGTTTGCCAACTGTGGCCATAATCCGCCGGTGCTGCTGCGGCAGACGGGTGCTATTGAGTACCTCCGCGAGGGCGGCCCGGTGATGGGCGTAGCCCAGTTAAGCACTTACGAGGAACGGGCCTTCCTGGTCAACCCCGGTGATACCTGCGTTCTGTACACTGACGGCGTTACGGAGGTATTCGACGGCGATGGCAACGAATTCGGTCTGGAGCGACTCGTTGACGTAATTCGGTCCAACAGCGCCGGATCCGCCGCTGATATCAAGGCGGCCATCCTCGAGGCGGTGAGACGCTTTGCGTCGCCGGAGCACGTCTTTGATGACCTGACGCTGCTGATATTCAAACGGTTGGTCGTATAAAAGGGCTTTGGAATAATCAGCGGGTGAATTATATTTATAGGATCACGTAATTGTAAATCCAGGAGAGCAAGTATGAGGAAAATTGCGTTTTCGGCATTGCTCTTGTTGCTGACCTTGGCGCTGGCCTGCTCTGACGACGAAGGGGATGACAGTAACGGCCCGGGTCCCACGGGTCCCCCCAGAGTAATCGCCTTCCAGGCTGCGTCATCTCCCACCCTCGACAGTGTCGCCGACCCTCTGTGGGATAGCGCGACCGCGAAAACGATCGAGGTCACCACAAGTGCGCTGGGCCCGCAGCTTCCGCGAGAGGAACGCCAGGCGGCGCTGGCTGTTTCGGACCAGGTGCTGGTCGAGGCCATACGGTATGAAAACGATCTGTACCTCCGGCTGACGTGGGACGATGAATCCCATGATGTCTGGCCCAAGCGCTGGGTAGTGGACAGTCTGGTCAGCGGCTTTCCGGATTTTTCGCAGGGCACTACTGCCTCGGAAGATCAACTTCTGTTCATGTTTGCCGGGCTCGCCGAGGACGGGTGGGATACCTGGCACTGGCGCGCCCTGACGACAGCTATCGAAGAATTCGCCCCGAATGAGGTCAGAGGCTTCGCCGAGGGAGCGACGCTTCGGGGCATCGCTCTGCAGGCGGATTCCGGTAACCTGGAGATCGCCTTACCCAACCTAAATGACGGTTTCAATCAGCCGACATATTTCCATCCCGACTCGTCTGAATTCACGGGCTATATTCTGTACCAGCACATAGCCGTCGATCCCCCGACTCCGACTGCCGGCTGGTCAGCAGGCCAGTATGTGCCGGGTTACCGAATCGACAGCTCGATGGCCACGCCGGCGAAGGCGGAGGCGCGGGCCAGCCGCTGGGATATTCGTGCGGTCTCGCGATGGAGCGGCGGAGCGCAGTACCAGGTGGTCCTCAGCCGTCCCATGACCAGCGGTTTTTCCGACGATCTGGAAATGGTCGGTCAGGACTCCGTCAAGGTACGAGTGGGCATTGCCAACGACTTTGACTTCAGGTTCGACATCGGAAGCACCAGGCAAGGTTTCACGTCTGAATTCTGGCTGATCCTGTAAAGTCACGCGGACATCGAATGAGCGCAAAAGCCGGCCCGGAGCCGGCTTTTGTCGTAATGTCCGCTTCTGCCGGGCCGTTTCGGCTTGTTATTCTTTTCACGTTCCGTATATTCCGTGTAATGAGGAAAAGATAATCTTTTTTGGAGAGGTTTCTATGGCCCTGAGGACCTGCGAGGAATACCTGGGTTCACTTAAGAAGATGCGCCCCAACATTTTCAAGTTCGACCAGCCCATTGCCGATGTCACGACCCATCCCGCCACTCGCAGGACGGTGAGCGGCCACGGCTGGACCTTTCGGGCGGCGGCCGATGAGCGCTATCGGGATATGGTAACCACGACCTCTCATCTGACGGGCGAGCCGATCAGCCGGTACCTGTCGATCATTCGTGAGCCGGAAGACATGTACGCCAACTCGCAGATGAAGCGGCTGATGTTTCACCTTACCGGCACCTGTACCGGCGGGCGCTGTGCCGGCTGGACCGCTCTCAACGCCATGTTTGTCACTACATGGGAGATGGATAAGGAGATCGGCACTGATTACCACGAACGCTTCCTTGCCTGGTTGAAGCAGGCACAGACCAATGACATCACCATTTCCGGAGCGCTGACCGACGCCAAGGGTGATCGGAGCAAACCGCCGTCGCAGCAGGATGACGAGGATGTGCATCTGCACGTGGTTGAGAGGCGCGATGACGGCATTGTTGTCCGTGGCGCCAAGGTCATGATTTGCGGGGTCGCCGCGGCCAACGAGATCTTTGTCCTGCCCGGCAGCGCTTATCGTGAGGCCGACGCCGATTACTGCATTGCCTTTGTCATCCCCCGCGACACCGAGGGTCTGACCATCGTGGAGACCCGTCACCCGAACGACACGCGTGACGAAGAAGAGGGGTTTGATAATCCGGTGGTGGAAGGTGGGATTACGCAGGCATTTCTCTTTTTCGAGGACGTTTTTGTGCCCAGCGAGCGCGTGTTCATGTGCGGCGAACACCAGTATACCGGCAAGGCGGTCGGCTACTTTATCATGCCGTACCGGTCGGCCATCGGCGGGTGCGTGGCGGGGCAAGGGGATGTCAAGATCGGTGCCGCCGTGCTGACGGCGCGGGCGAACGGCCTGTCGTCGAGGGTGTTCAACGACAAGCTCGTCCAGATGCACATAAACAACGAGACGA
Proteins encoded:
- a CDS encoding GNAT family protein, whose product is MKSRFEGTQVNLRRITPADADDLVRHIGDRDISRQTFIPYPYGRKDARRFIAWSQEQWRKKTAFPFSIEDRRTGRVVGGIGLHRINFLHKNAELGYWLNKRYRGRGVMTEAVHLILAFAFRELKFERVYGHVFVSNDASVRVLRRVGFKREGYLRRSYFHRRRWQDSHLYAILKQDWRPPTGKPTRPKARRSTASRTKTPRRIVTTRRTAPARRTVTARRSVPARRRA
- a CDS encoding YifB family Mg chelatase-like AAA ATPase, whose product is MLSKIVSSATLGVEAYVVEVEADIQQQLPAFITVGLPDGAVRESKERVTSAIRNSDFVFPTKKVTINLAPADIRKEGSAFDLPIAIGILAATGQIMRDGFGDHVMLGELSLDGAVRPVPGVLPMVMHFKGNDGIKGILVPKENAREAAMAGTVPVYPVRSLKEAVHFLEDESTIHRYNISIETVFSEARKYSVDFSDVKGQESAKRALEIAAAGGHNIIMIGPPGSGKTMLARRMSTILPDISLDEALETTKIHSVAGRLPSGSALVATRPYRSPHHTISYAGLIGGGTIPKPGEVSLAHHGVLFLDELPEFKKDILEMLRQPMEDNQVTISRASTTLTYPAGFMLVAAMNPCPCGYHGDLNHECKCTSGEIQRYMSRISGPLLDRIDIHITVPSVKFKELSSDMRGEDSAAIRVRVNLARERQLARFKGEKKIYCNAHMESRDTRRYCHIDDKTQSLLGVAIKTQGLSARAYDRILKVARTIADLTASDNIEMSHVAEAIHYRSLDRQLWM
- a CDS encoding PorV/PorQ family protein; this translates as MKDIVKYVSCSLVLAGAVMPTGLLTAGGINGGAGTSAFSFLKINVGARPVALGGAFTGVADDENSLYYNPAGIASLERHGIIAGYHNYFVDLQSGLVGYVHQSREKHFLAGYISYLNYGEFTQTDNLGTITGEFGGGDVLFGVTFATRYRENIYAGATGKLIYEKIQGFSASGMALDVGLKYRSNRGRYTAGLMLQNLGIQLSNFTDADHEPLPLMLRVGGGIRPRGLPMLFSADVMVPRDNDVDVAVGGEYYELKPLYLRIGWNSFGSNYRATSSDDSMAGVSLGFGLDWKELHIAYAFSPGAELGESHRITITGGV
- the hutI gene encoding imidazolonepropionase; its protein translation is MAPKKKATLLIKNIGQLITMSGPVPRLGGQMSDIGLIENGGVAVAADEILLVGKSDEVEGRATLAESCTVIDAGGAVVTPGLIDPHTHPVFARTREKEFEMRIAGKSYMEIAQAGGGIRSSVRDLRTAPAELLLQSSKRRLDRLLAHGVTTIEAKSGYGLSTESEIKSLEVIRDLDQMHAVDLVPTFLGAHEIPDEYRDRREEYIGVIINEMIPAVVESNLAEYSDVFCEKGVFDIEESRRIQQAAVDAGLKLRFHADELESTGGAELAASMGAVTADHLVYISDAGIKALAASGTVAVLLPGTTFSLGGDRYAPARKMIEEGVAVALSTDCNPGSSYTESLPMIISLAAVQMKLTAAESLSAVTVNAAKAVNRESRIGRLEPGMQGDIVIWEMGDYRELPYHYGVNLAGKVVKRGKVVVDR
- a CDS encoding LptE family protein; protein product: MERTLLRAVKVMMTARRTGRFLCAPALAAVLLCSACAIYTLNPRGESEISTIAVEPLENETAEFGLADRLTEIIIDALIADGNLKVVSPAEADAILVGSLTYYDRVAEAFDQNDQVQSYKVRMDFNLTLRNSRSGEDFWTLKTRQEGIYTADEGTEEDGQRDAGTRLVEVIIDKTTKSW
- the hutU gene encoding urocanate hydratase, which gives rise to MKPKSVKAARGLKLSCQGWHQEAALRMLNNNLDAEVAEKPQELIVYGGSGKAARSWEAYDGIVKALKVLKNDETLLIQSGKPVGVFQTHEYSPRVLIANSHLVPRWATWEKFRELEKLGLIMFGQMTAGSWIYIGTQGIIQGTYETFAAAGDKHYNGDLGGKWILTGGMGGMGGAQPLAGKMADASVLCVEVDEARINRRVQLGFCDVKVKTLDKAMKLMKEHTKACNPISIGLVGNCAEVFPEIYRRGLVPDIVTDQTSAHDELNGYIPEGLTVTEAARLRRRDPKDYIGRSYESMVTHCEAMVRFQKAGSVVFDYGNNLRGQAETGGLKSAFEYPGFVTAYVRPLFFQGRGPFRWVALSGNPQDIAVTDEIVLQQFSHNKSLVRWITKAREKIPWQGLPARVCWLGYGERAEFGDIINTYVKNGKISAPIVIGRDHLDCGSVASPYRETEGMIDGSDAIADWPLLNGLLNCASGASWVSVHHGGGVGIGNSIHAGMVIVADGSKEMAVRLNRVLTNDPGTGVARHVDAGYKDAVAFARKHKVNIPGMKNR